The proteins below are encoded in one region of Vanessa tameamea isolate UH-Manoa-2023 chromosome Z, ilVanTame1 primary haplotype, whole genome shotgun sequence:
- the LOC113404138 gene encoding protein henna produces the protein MEVLSQSKEVLSTSPADTPKLMHGGNYIAEGRDSNKSTWLLFSPETPDAAGSLARFLSIFSTHGVNLSHIESRSSARRPGYEFMVECEHGSGDFGAVLAELRENTGYLNIISRNYKDNRSAVPWFPRRIRDLDRFANQILSYGAELDSDHPGFTDPEYRARRKYFADIAFNYKHGQPLPHVNYTKDETATWGVVFRKLTELYPTHACKEHNHVFPLLIENCGYREGNIPQLEDVSNFLKDCTGFTLRPVAGLLSSRDFLAGLAFRVFHSTQYIRHHSRPLYTPEPDVCHELLGHAPLFADPAFAQFSQEIGLASLGAPDDYIEKLATCFWFTVEFGLCRQEGQLKAYGAGLLSSFGELQYCLSDKPELKDFEPQITGTQKYPITEYQPVYFVANSFENAKEKMIKFAQTIPRDFGVRYNPYTQSIDILDSPRQMRDLFKHIHQEMELLVGTMDKL, from the exons ATGGAAGTGCTGTCTCAGAGCAAGGAAGTCTTGTCTACTTCACCGGCAGATAcg CCAAAACTAATGCACGGAGGCAATTACATTGCCGAAGGACGTGACTCAAATAAATCAACATGGCTCCTTTTCTCTCCTGAAACACCTGACGCGGCTGGTTCCTTGGCGAGATTTCTGAGTATTTTTTCTACCCATGGTGTGAACCTTAGCCACATCGAGTCTCGCTCGTCAGCAAGAAGGCCCGGATATGAGTTCATGGTGGAATGTGAACACGGCTCGGGTGACTTCGGCGCTGTTCTAGCGGAGCTTAGAGAAAACACtggatatttgaatataatttccaGAAACTACAAGGACAATAGAT CTGCCGTACCGTGGTTCCCGAGACGTATCCGTGATTTAGACAGATTTGCGAATCAGATCCTGTCCTACGGCGCTGAGCTCGATTCAGATCATCCTGGTTTTACTGACCCCGAATACAGGGCTAGAAGAAAATACTTCGCCGATATTGCCTTTAACTACAAGCACGGTCAACCGCTACCACATGTGAACTACACTAAAGATGAAACCGCGACCTGGGGCGTCGTGTTCAGAAAACTCACGGAATTGTATCCAACCCACGCTTGCAAGGAGCACAATCACGTGTTTCCCTTGTTGATCGAAAATTGTGGCTACAGAGAAGGCAATATCCCGCAACTCGAAGATGTTTCAAATTTCCTTAAAG ATTGCACAGGATTTACACTACGTCCAGTAGCAGGCCTACTGTCGTCGAGAGATTTTCTTGCCGGTCTGGCGTTCCGAGTGTTTCATAGCACTCAGTACATTAGGCACCATTCACGTCCCCTCTACACTCCGGAGCCAGACGTATGCCACGAATTGCTGGGACATGCTCCATTGTTCGCCGATCCAGCATTTGCACAGTTTTCCCAGGAAATTGGTCTCGCTTCTCTAGGAGCTCCAGACGATTATATTGAAAAACTTGCAACG TGCTTTTGGTTTACTGTGGAATTCGGTTTATGCCGCCAAGAAGGGCAACTTAAAGCTTATGGTGCTGGACTGTTGTCTTCATTTGGTGAGCTGCAGTACTGCCTTTCTGACAAGCCCGAGCTGAAGGATTTTGAGCCACAAATCACCGGCACCCAAAAGTATCCAATCACTGAGTATCAACCGGTATACTTTGTGGCCAACAGCTTCGAAAACGCTAAAGAGAAAATGAT AAAATTCGCTCAGACGATTCCCCGTGACTTCGGCGTCAGGTACAACCCATATACTCAAAGTATTGACATACTCGACTCGCCCAGGCAGATGAGAGACCTCTTCAAGCATATACACCAGGAGATGGAGCTGCTAGTCGGTACAATGGACAAATTGTag